The Ischnura elegans chromosome 1, ioIscEleg1.1, whole genome shotgun sequence genome contains a region encoding:
- the LOC124155165 gene encoding trypsin-1-like → MAVSRYYSSSTGSAILLFFFSMLASITEIECDHDTDLLSTSSLRPPSEGPWHNFVTGLPVRRKEDEEAAQLEVLLANETMASQTPASPLDSGEEKYPVLSNLVFVLSPIGYEVPCGIRGNYSNRIVGGSGAEPGEFPWQVSLQVATRFGSRHVCGGALLSPYWVVTAGHCVVNTPKKAMFVVAGDHNLYKEEEKEQRAFVHRVVMNRYDSNTFSNDLALLLLDRKIKLDGNTTAPICLPKVGVHYESGNAIVTGWGRLSEKEPALPEVLQHVEIPLVEKPTCGSLYRKAGYGMYLHPCQICAGFEERGGYDSCQGDSGGPLACLHPKENRYYLCGIVSWGLGCGRARFPGVYTETSCYANWIRAVLYNPDKLDILTGEGETEEEQTEKTTTEKEPSEEEEEEVVD, encoded by the exons ATGGCGGTATCGCGCTATTATTCATCTTCTACCGGAAGTGCTATTTTACTGTTTTTCTTCTCCATGTTGGCATCTATCA CGGAAATCGAATGTGACCATGACACGGATCTGCTGTCGACCTCGTCCCTGAGACCTCCCTCGGAGGGTCCCTGGCACAATTTCGTCACGGGGCTGCCGGTTCggaggaaggaggatgaggaggCGGCCCAGTTGGAGGTCCTGCTGGCGAACGAAACGATGGCGAGCCAGACGCCAGCGTCTCCGTTGGACAGTGGCGAGGAGAAGTACCCCGTTCTTAG TAACTTGGTTTTTGTTCTCAGTCCTATAGGTTACGAGGTACCATGCGGCATTCGAGGTAATTACTCCAACCGAATCGTCGGCGGCAGCGGAGCAGAACCTG GGGAGTTCCCGTGGCAAGTGTCGCTTCAGGTGGCTACTCGCTTCGGATCCCGCCATGTATGCGGGGGCGCTCTCCTCAGCCCCTACTGGGTCGTCACGGCCGGACACTGCGTCGTCAACACGCCCAAGAAAGCGATGTTCGTCGTCGCTGGCGACCACAACCTCTATAAGGAAGAAG AAAAAGAGCAGAGGGCTTTCGTTCACCGTGTCGTAATGAATCGCTACGACAGCAACACGTTCTCGAACGACTTGGCCCTCCTCCTCCTGGACCGGAAAATCAAACTGGACGGGAACACCACGGCACCAATTTGCCTTCCCAAAGTTGGCGTCCACTACGAAAGCG GCAATGCGATCGTAACGGGCTGGGGGCGTCTGTCGGAGAAGGAGCCCGCCCTGCCCGAGGTGCTGCAGCACGTGGAGATACCGCTGGTGGAGAAGCCCACGTGCGGCTCCCTCTACCGGAAGGCCGGCTACGGCATGTACCTCCACCCGTGCCAGATATGCGCTGGCTTCGAGGAGCGCGGCGGTTACGATTCGTGCCAG GGTGACTCCGGTGGCCCCCTGGCATGCCTTCATCCGAAGGAGAACAGATACTATCTCTGCGGCATCGTGAGCTGGGGTCTGGGCTGCGGAAGGGCTCGCTTCCCGGGAGTGTACACAGAGACATCGTGCTACGCCAACTGGATTCGCGCCGTTCTCTACAACCCGGACAAACTAGATATCCTCACCGGCGAAGGCGAGACTGAGGAGGAGCAGACCGAGAAAACGACGACTGAGAAAGAACCGTctgaagaggaggaagaggaagttgTCGATTGA